Proteins from a single region of Methanotorris igneus Kol 5:
- a CDS encoding archaeosine biosynthesis radical SAM protein RaSEA, with protein MIENYSELFLKKMREKHLKKRKESNPNKPIATWVQDDIFLDKSIGKSLTIILRTVGCRWAYESGGCTMCSYLMDSSPTPISAENLKKQFDYAIEKVKDLDEFSVKIFTSGSFLDEFEVPREAKEYIFERLGKLEEEGKLKEIAIESRPEFITEENLKNIREYIKDINVEIGVGVETFNEEIRNIAIHKGVTTEDIINAINIAKKYNVGIKAYLLIKPLFITEKDAILDAINSANKAFEVGCSRVSFCPATVHKGTLMEYFWSKNQYRPPFLWSIIEILKEVKSKNPDKIVMCDTSGIPTKRGAHNLYGCECNYKIKNAIEKFTLTQDIDVLDVECKCRKYWEGFIEMEEKNIVPLGDKY; from the coding sequence ATGATTGAAAACTATTCTGAACTTTTTTTAAAAAAAATGAGAGAAAAACATCTAAAGAAAAGAAAAGAATCAAATCCAAATAAACCAATTGCCACATGGGTTCAAGATGATATTTTTTTGGATAAAAGTATTGGGAAATCCCTCACCATTATACTTAGAACAGTTGGATGCAGATGGGCGTATGAAAGTGGAGGATGCACGATGTGTAGTTATTTGATGGATTCGTCCCCAACTCCAATATCTGCAGAGAACTTAAAGAAACAGTTTGATTATGCCATTGAAAAAGTAAAAGATTTGGATGAGTTCAGCGTAAAAATCTTCACATCTGGGAGTTTTTTGGATGAATTTGAAGTGCCAAGAGAAGCAAAGGAATATATTTTTGAGAGATTGGGAAAGTTGGAAGAAGAAGGGAAATTAAAAGAAATAGCAATTGAATCACGACCAGAATTTATAACAGAAGAGAACTTAAAGAATATTAGGGAATATATTAAAGATATAAATGTTGAGATTGGTGTAGGGGTTGAGACGTTTAACGAAGAGATTAGGAACATTGCTATTCATAAAGGTGTTACAACAGAAGACATAATAAATGCTATAAACATTGCGAAAAAATATAATGTTGGGATAAAGGCATATTTACTAATAAAACCCCTCTTTATAACTGAAAAAGATGCTATATTGGATGCAATAAACTCAGCAAATAAAGCATTTGAAGTTGGATGTAGTAGAGTTTCTTTCTGTCCAGCAACAGTCCACAAAGGGACATTGATGGAATATTTCTGGTCAAAGAATCAATACCGCCCTCCATTTTTATGGAGTATAATTGAAATATTAAAAGAAGTCAAATCAAAAAATCCAGACAAGATCGTTATGTGTGATACCTCAGGTATTCCTACAAAAAGAGGAGCACATAATTTATATGGTTGTGAATGCAACTATAAAATAAAAAATGCAATAGAAAAATTCACATTAACGCAAGATATCGATGTTTTAGATGTTGAATGTAAATGCAGAAAATATTGGGAAGGTTTTATTGAGATGGAAGAAAAGAACATCGTTCCTTTGGGGGATAAGTATTAA
- a CDS encoding GMP synthase subunit A, translating into MIVILNNGGQYVHRIYRSLKYMGVPSKIIPNTTPLEEIEQNEEIKGIILSGGPDIEKAKNCINIALNAKLPILGICLGHQLIAKAYGGEVGRAEAEEYASTKVYVIEENDLFKNVPKEFNAWASHKDEVKKVPEDFEILAYSDICEVEAMKHKKKPIYGVQFHPEVAHTEYGSEILKNFCKVCGFKFDE; encoded by the coding sequence GTGATAGTTATTTTAAACAACGGCGGGCAGTATGTCCATAGGATATATAGGAGTTTGAAATATATGGGAGTTCCTTCAAAAATCATCCCAAATACAACACCATTGGAAGAAATTGAGCAGAACGAAGAAATAAAGGGCATTATATTAAGTGGAGGGCCAGATATTGAAAAAGCAAAGAACTGTATAAATATAGCTTTAAATGCAAAACTTCCAATATTGGGTATTTGCTTAGGGCATCAACTCATAGCAAAAGCATACGGCGGAGAAGTTGGAAGGGCAGAAGCAGAGGAATATGCAAGCACAAAGGTGTATGTTATAGAGGAGAATGATTTATTTAAAAATGTTCCAAAAGAGTTCAACGCTTGGGCATCACACAAGGATGAGGTTAAAAAAGTTCCAGAAGATTTTGAGATTCTTGCATACTCAGATATATGTGAAGTTGAGGCAATGAAGCATAAGAAAAAACCAATTTATGGAGTCCAATTCCATCCTGAGGTAGCACATACTGAATATGGCTCAGAGATTTTGAAGAACTTTTGTAAAGTTTGCGGATTTAAGTTTGATGAATAA
- the map gene encoding type II methionyl aminopeptidase, with product MNEETYNKIIEAGKIVSKVREEAIKMIKPGVKLYDVAEFVENRIKELGGEPAFPCNISINNIAAHYTPCHNDDKIFGENDVVKLDLGAHVDGYIADTAITVDLSNSYNDLKKAAEDALETVIKEINPPMNVGEMGRIIEEVINSYGYKPISNLSGHVMYRYVLHSGISIPNVKERTNDVVDVGDLVAIEPFATDGFGMVKDGSVGHIYKFITSKPMRLPTARTLLKKIEKEYPYLPFAERWVVKENPKFKTALKSLIMAGCVYSYPTLVERNNGMVTQAEHTVLITENGVEVVTK from the coding sequence ATGAATGAGGAAACATACAATAAAATAATAGAAGCGGGTAAAATAGTATCTAAGGTAAGAGAAGAGGCAATAAAGATGATAAAGCCAGGAGTTAAGTTGTATGATGTGGCAGAGTTCGTTGAGAATAGAATTAAGGAATTGGGTGGAGAACCAGCATTCCCGTGCAATATTTCAATAAACAATATTGCTGCCCATTACACTCCATGTCATAATGATGATAAAATATTTGGAGAGAATGATGTTGTAAAATTAGATTTAGGAGCTCATGTTGATGGGTATATTGCAGATACTGCCATTACTGTTGATTTATCAAATTCCTATAATGATTTAAAAAAGGCAGCAGAGGATGCATTAGAAACGGTAATTAAAGAAATAAACCCCCCAATGAATGTTGGTGAAATGGGGAGGATTATTGAAGAAGTTATTAATAGTTATGGATATAAGCCAATTTCAAACCTCTCTGGGCATGTTATGTATAGGTATGTTCTGCATTCAGGTATAAGCATTCCAAATGTTAAAGAGCGAACTAATGATGTTGTTGATGTTGGAGATTTGGTTGCAATTGAGCCATTCGCAACTGATGGGTTTGGAATGGTTAAGGATGGGAGTGTTGGGCATATATATAAATTTATAACCTCAAAACCTATGCGATTACCTACTGCAAGAACATTATTAAAGAAGATAGAGAAAGAATATCCTTATTTACCATTTGCCGAAAGATGGGTTGTCAAAGAAAATCCAAAATTCAAAACAGCATTAAAGAGTTTGATTATGGCAGGGTGCGTTTATAGTTACCCTACCTTAGTTGAGAGAAACAATGGAATGGTTACACAGGCAGAACATACAGTATTGATTACTGAAAATGGTGTTGAGGTTGTAACTAAATAA
- a CDS encoding OBG GTPase family GTP-binding protein, translated as MGIEEEIRRIEEELKNTPYNKATQKHIGRLKAKLAKLREEQNRQRGGGGGHGYAVKKSGDATVAFVGFPSVGKSTLLNKLTNAHSEVGAYAFTTLKIVPGIMEYKGAKIQVLDAPGIITGASSGKGRGTEVLAAVRSADLILLVVDVFSLEHLPVIEKELFNVGIRLDQQPPDVKIVRKERGGITVNTTVPLTHLDEETIVAILNEYKIHNADVVIREDITADQLIDVIMGNRVYIPSLVVVNKIDLATEEQLKEIEEKLKDRPHVLVSGHKEINLDKLKEAIYNTLGFIKIYLKPQGKKPDFDEPLIMLRGSTVRDVCNKLHRDFVENFRYAQVWGKSAKHPGQRVGLDHVLEDEDILTIVIKRSK; from the coding sequence ATGGGCATTGAAGAAGAAATTAGGAGGATTGAAGAGGAATTAAAAAACACCCCATACAACAAAGCTACTCAAAAACACATTGGAAGATTGAAGGCAAAACTTGCAAAATTGAGAGAAGAACAGAACAGACAGAGGGGTGGTGGAGGCGGTCATGGTTATGCCGTAAAAAAATCAGGAGATGCAACAGTAGCATTTGTTGGATTCCCATCAGTTGGGAAATCAACCCTACTAAATAAATTAACAAATGCTCATTCAGAAGTTGGGGCTTACGCATTTACCACATTAAAAATAGTCCCCGGAATTATGGAATATAAAGGGGCAAAGATCCAAGTTTTGGATGCTCCGGGTATTATTACAGGAGCTTCTTCTGGTAAAGGTAGAGGAACTGAAGTTTTAGCAGCGGTGAGAAGTGCAGATTTGATATTGCTTGTAGTTGATGTTTTTTCATTAGAGCATTTACCAGTTATTGAAAAAGAGTTGTTTAATGTTGGTATTAGATTGGATCAACAGCCACCAGATGTGAAAATTGTTAGAAAAGAGAGAGGAGGAATAACAGTAAACACAACAGTCCCATTAACTCATTTAGATGAGGAGACCATAGTGGCAATTTTGAATGAATACAAAATACACAACGCAGATGTCGTTATAAGGGAAGACATAACCGCAGACCAACTTATTGATGTTATCATGGGCAATAGGGTTTACATCCCATCATTAGTTGTTGTAAATAAGATTGATTTGGCAACTGAGGAGCAATTGAAGGAGATTGAAGAGAAATTAAAGGATAGACCTCATGTTCTTGTATCGGGGCATAAAGAAATTAACCTTGATAAATTAAAGGAAGCTATATATAACACACTTGGATTTATAAAGATATATTTAAAACCTCAAGGAAAGAAACCTGATTTTGATGAACCTCTCATTATGTTGAGGGGTTCAACTGTTAGAGATGTGTGTAACAAATTGCACAGAGATTTCGTTGAGAACTTCAGATATGCCCAAGTTTGGGGTAAATCAGCAAAACACCCTGGGCAGAGGGTTGGATTAGACCACGTTTTGGAAGATGAAGACATTTTAACGATTGTTATAAAGAGAAGCAAGTAA
- a CDS encoding transposase — MSGRKTKRKGYWKAYDKRFKIFNIKYTYDFVSFIINILLPYKEKRKVGRPLAISYNEYIATLIIKHIFRISLRDLETLSDYLHKKHIDSSTYGKAFQRIKISDLTKIIVGLHLIIANSLKSSVIIYIADSTGVHLLRVYCERIRVVNNEIKKVKYRVFDKMHVLACYYKDYGLISIVMVKWDNGYSSDSKNLLKMIKSLDFVKGAIILLDGGYDDEDLLRELLSIDLIPIVKTKEFKWDYGISKIRKKVKKLFDKKLYKIRGVIEAIFGGLKTKFRLTLNEKLPESRCRATLAVAIVHNILTLMRVISIRE, encoded by the coding sequence ATGAGCGGCAGAAAAACCAAAAGAAAAGGATACTGGAAAGCCTACGATAAGAGGTTTAAGATATTCAATATTAAGTACACTTATGATTTTGTTTCATTTATTATAAATATTTTACTTCCATATAAAGAAAAACGCAAAGTAGGAAGGCCTTTAGCTATAAGTTACAATGAATATATAGCTACTCTAATAATAAAACACATTTTTAGAATTAGTTTAAGAGATTTAGAAACTCTTTCCGATTATTTACATAAAAAGCATATAGATAGCTCCACATACGGAAAAGCTTTTCAGAGGATTAAAATAAGCGATTTAACTAAAATAATCGTTGGATTACACTTAATTATTGCTAATTCGTTAAAATCATCGGTTATAATTTACATAGCTGATTCCACTGGAGTCCATTTATTAAGAGTGTATTGTGAAAGAATCAGAGTTGTGAATAATGAAATAAAAAAGGTAAAGTATCGGGTTTTTGACAAAATGCACGTATTAGCTTGCTATTATAAAGATTATGGATTAATTTCGATTGTTATGGTAAAATGGGATAATGGATATAGTTCAGACAGTAAAAACTTACTAAAAATGATAAAATCTTTAGATTTTGTGAAAGGTGCGATAATATTGTTGGATGGTGGTTACGATGATGAAGATTTACTTAGAGAGTTGTTATCCATAGACCTCATTCCAATAGTTAAAACAAAAGAGTTTAAATGGGATTACGGTATTTCTAAAATCAGAAAGAAAGTTAAAAAATTGTTTGATAAGAAACTGTATAAAATTAGAGGGGTAATAGAAGCGATATTTGGAGGGCTAAAAACTAAATTTAGATTAACTCTAAATGAAAAACTACCTGAAAGTAGATGTAGAGCTACTTTAGCAGTAGCAATCGTTCATAATATTTTAACACTAATGAGAGTTATTAGTATTAGAGAGTAA
- a CDS encoding preprotein translocase subunit SecD, which yields MKLLKDSKILILLISLVASILLIAFKGVSLGIDLSGGSIIVLKSERPMTDEEITLTVDILGKRLNANGLSDVRIYPRGNDEIIVEIPKSADLERIEKILSKQGVFVAKIDNITAYTGKDVKSVEIPQKIPQGNSWAYGVPFELTLEGAKKFAEVAKGKAYHRVELYMDGKLISAPVLAEELTDGKPHPRQVITVGPYPPTKEEEDEAMAIYTALKSGSLPVKVEIEYVSSISPTLGKEFVKGALIAGLLAFIAVGLVVGVRYKQPKIVLPILFTCASEILLILGFASLIDWKIDLASIAGIIAAVGTGVDDQIVITDEVLKGTKKLKKSIKRAFFIIFAAAGTTIAAMTPLFVMGVGMLKGFAITTIAGVLIGVFITRPAFARIIKYIV from the coding sequence ATGAAACTTTTAAAAGATAGCAAAATATTAATACTCTTAATTTCTCTCGTGGCTTCTATATTGCTAATAGCATTTAAAGGCGTTTCTCTTGGTATTGATTTAAGTGGGGGTTCTATAATTGTATTAAAATCTGAAAGACCAATGACTGATGAGGAAATAACATTGACTGTTGATATTCTTGGAAAAAGGTTGAATGCAAATGGGTTAAGTGACGTTAGAATTTATCCAAGGGGAAATGACGAAATCATTGTTGAAATTCCAAAAAGTGCTGATTTGGAAAGAATAGAGAAAATTTTGAGTAAACAGGGAGTTTTTGTTGCAAAAATTGATAACATAACTGCTTATACAGGAAAAGACGTCAAAAGTGTAGAAATTCCTCAAAAAATACCACAAGGAAATTCTTGGGCTTATGGTGTGCCGTTTGAATTAACATTAGAAGGGGCTAAGAAATTTGCAGAAGTGGCAAAAGGAAAAGCGTATCACAGAGTTGAGCTCTACATGGATGGAAAGTTGATAAGTGCTCCAGTGCTAGCAGAAGAACTTACCGATGGTAAACCACATCCAAGACAGGTTATTACTGTTGGGCCTTATCCACCAACAAAAGAAGAAGAAGACGAAGCGATGGCAATTTATACAGCATTGAAATCAGGTTCTTTACCGGTTAAAGTTGAGATTGAATATGTAAGCTCCATATCCCCAACACTTGGAAAGGAATTTGTTAAAGGAGCATTGATTGCTGGTTTGTTGGCATTTATTGCTGTTGGACTTGTGGTTGGAGTAAGATATAAGCAACCAAAAATTGTACTACCAATCTTATTCACATGTGCATCAGAGATTTTGTTGATATTAGGCTTTGCTTCCTTAATTGATTGGAAGATTGATTTAGCATCAATTGCAGGTATTATTGCGGCTGTAGGGACGGGTGTAGATGACCAAATAGTCATAACTGATGAAGTACTGAAAGGGACAAAGAAACTCAAAAAAAGTATAAAAAGAGCGTTCTTCATTATATTTGCAGCAGCAGGAACAACAATTGCAGCAATGACACCTTTATTTGTCATGGGGGTTGGAATGCTTAAAGGGTTTGCAATAACAACAATAGCAGGGGTTTTAATTGGTGTATTTATCACAAGGCCAGCATTCGCAAGAATTATTAAATACATTGTCTAA
- a CDS encoding UPF0104 family protein, with translation MANKSKTKILRNLLFFILGILIIFAIIFYIGIYEIIEVLMKTNPVCFTLAFFIYLFTLVALVIRWKYLIRIIGFNAKFKNLFLLILMGQFINNITPSMKGGSEPFRAYYLSKLENIPYHITFSTVVVERLLDSAVFLLLTSIVILYFLINGIMYAKIFILVWFLILCLTILSIYILMHKRLAFRIVLKITKLISKFSSKTFDEEKINKSIEEFQNSLLFFKGRKKELIVCGILSLLWWILDIFRVYIIFVSISYFAPFFVIAATYLISLLVGILPTLPGGLGTSDTVMIATYSVLNVPSSIAAVGTLLDRFISYWLATLMGAIALKVIRIRINMQNEHENFKQKN, from the coding sequence ATGGCAAATAAATCTAAAACAAAAATTTTGAGGAACCTTCTATTTTTTATATTAGGAATTTTAATAATATTTGCCATAATTTTTTACATAGGGATTTATGAAATCATAGAAGTATTGATGAAAACGAATCCTGTATGTTTTACATTAGCGTTCTTTATATACCTATTCACGTTGGTTGCTCTTGTTATAAGATGGAAGTATCTAATAAGGATAATTGGATTTAATGCAAAGTTTAAAAACCTCTTCCTCCTAATTCTCATGGGACAATTTATAAATAACATAACCCCATCAATGAAAGGGGGTAGTGAGCCATTTAGGGCATATTATTTATCAAAGTTGGAAAACATCCCATATCACATAACGTTCTCCACAGTAGTCGTTGAGAGACTTTTAGATAGTGCCGTTTTTTTGCTGTTAACTTCAATAGTCATTTTATATTTCTTAATTAATGGCATAATGTATGCTAAAATATTCATCTTGGTATGGTTTCTTATTCTATGTTTGACAATCTTAAGCATCTATATCCTAATGCATAAAAGATTGGCATTTAGAATTGTTTTAAAAATTACAAAGTTGATTAGCAAATTTTCATCAAAGACATTTGATGAGGAGAAGATAAATAAATCCATAGAAGAATTCCAAAATAGTTTGTTGTTCTTTAAGGGTAGGAAAAAAGAACTTATTGTGTGTGGGATATTATCGCTATTGTGGTGGATACTCGATATTTTTAGAGTTTATATAATATTTGTGTCCATTTCATATTTTGCTCCATTTTTTGTTATAGCAGCAACATACTTGATTTCTCTTCTTGTGGGGATATTGCCAACACTCCCGGGGGGATTGGGGACATCAGATACAGTTATGATTGCAACATATTCAGTTTTAAATGTCCCATCCTCAATTGCTGCGGTTGGGACTTTGTTGGATAGGTTTATATCATATTGGTTAGCAACGTTAATGGGTGCTATAGCATTAAAAGTTATTAGGATAAGAATAAACATGCAAAACGAACATGAAAACTTTAAACAAAAAAATTAA
- a CDS encoding phosphoribosylanthranilate isomerase, whose protein sequence is MVKVKICGITNKEDMAYISQKVHAVGMIIDVPVETPRKISLSKAVELKKYVCPFTSIVAVMMPESIEEVLRVENALKPNAIQLHGHESVKFLKKLKNLRENGEINSKIIKVLHVPKENPNLDNLIKTAKEYEKYCDALLVDTKIERIKIEGKTHDWEISKTIRESIEKPLILAGGLNKDNVKKAIEIVKPFAIDVSSSLESEKGKKDFKKVDEFLDVVKAL, encoded by the coding sequence ATGGTTAAGGTAAAAATTTGTGGGATAACAAATAAGGAGGACATGGCTTACATTTCCCAAAAAGTGCATGCTGTTGGAATGATTATCGATGTGCCTGTAGAAACGCCAAGAAAAATATCATTGAGCAAAGCGGTAGAATTAAAGAAGTATGTATGCCCATTCACGTCAATTGTTGCTGTTATGATGCCAGAGAGTATTGAAGAAGTTTTGAGGGTTGAGAATGCCCTAAAACCAAATGCTATACAACTACATGGTCATGAGAGTGTTAAATTTTTGAAGAAATTAAAAAATTTGAGAGAAAATGGAGAAATAAATTCAAAAATAATAAAAGTTCTACACGTCCCAAAAGAAAACCCTAACTTAGATAACTTAATAAAAACTGCAAAGGAATATGAAAAGTATTGTGATGCTTTATTGGTTGATACAAAAATAGAAAGGATAAAAATTGAAGGAAAGACCCACGATTGGGAAATCTCTAAAACTATAAGAGAAAGTATAGAAAAACCATTAATCTTAGCAGGCGGTTTAAATAAAGACAATGTCAAAAAAGCCATTGAAATTGTTAAGCCGTTTGCCATTGATGTTTCTTCCTCTCTTGAAAGTGAGAAAGGTAAAAAAGATTTTAAAAAAGTTGATGAGTTTTTAGATGTTGTGAAAGCATTATAA
- the comD gene encoding sulfopyruvate decarboxylase subunit alpha, which yields MKASESVYKAIKKSGIDFIASVPCANLKNLLNYIYNDKEILHVPVTREEEGFGVCAGAHLAGRKTALLMQNSGLGNSINAIGSLCKVYGIPLLLIISHRGDLKEKIPAQIPMGQWTKKLLDVVGIPYYCPKTPEEAYKIIPYASEFSIKMGYPVAVLLDALYWEYDSI from the coding sequence ATGAAAGCGAGTGAGAGTGTTTATAAAGCAATTAAAAAATCAGGAATTGATTTTATAGCAAGTGTCCCATGTGCAAATTTAAAAAATTTGCTAAATTATATTTATAACGATAAAGAAATTCTCCATGTTCCAGTCACAAGAGAAGAAGAAGGTTTTGGTGTTTGTGCAGGGGCACATTTGGCTGGAAGAAAAACAGCATTGTTAATGCAAAACTCTGGGTTAGGGAATTCTATCAACGCTATTGGTTCTTTGTGTAAAGTTTATGGTATCCCTCTACTTTTAATAATCAGCCATAGAGGAGATTTAAAAGAGAAAATTCCTGCACAAATTCCCATGGGGCAGTGGACAAAGAAACTTTTAGACGTTGTTGGAATTCCTTACTACTGTCCAAAGACTCCAGAAGAGGCATATAAAATTATACCATATGCATCAGAATTTTCCATTAAAATGGGGTATCCTGTGGCGGTTTTGTTGGATGCTTTGTATTGGGAATATGATAGCATATAA